The window ATAAATGTCAACAATTTTGTGGGAAAGTTGCCCGAGTGCATTGGCAATTTCTCAACAACTCTTACTCTGTTGCTTatggataataataaaatatttggaaaTATTCCTATTGGCATAGGAAATCTGATCAAATTGGAGATACTCCATATGTGGAACAACAAATTATCAGGTACTATTCCCTCTGAAATAGGGAAGCTTTCCAAGTTACAAAATTTGGATTTATCTCAAAACAATATCTCAGGGAATATTCCATACTCCCTTGGAAATTTAACAATTTTGACAAGATTGAATTTAAACAAGAACAATCTTCAAGGAAGTATCCCTTTAAGTCTAGCCAAGTGTCAGAATATGAATTATTTCCTTCTTAGTGAAAATAATCTCAGTGGCACTATATCACCTGAAATCATTGTTGGTCTCTCATTCTCAACAATTCGTCTAGTCTTGTCAACCAACAAATTTACTGGTGTACTTCCTACGGAAGtaggaaatttcaaaaatcttgaaatcttggATATTTCTGAAAACATGTTATTTGGTAAAATTCCTACCAGTCTTGGTAGTTGTGTAAAACTAGAAATTCTATACATGGGAAGAAACTTCTTCCAAGGGGTCATTCCTTCATCTTTGGAATCATTAAAAGGCCTTGAAATTTTAGACCTTTCTAGCAACAATTTATCTGGCAACATTCCAGCATTTTTGGAGCGCTTTCACTTCTTGCAGTTATTGAATTTGtcttataatcaatttgagggTGAGGTACCAACAGAGGGAGTTTTCAGGAATACAAGTGCAACTTCAATTAAGGGAAATACTGAGCTATGTGGAGGAGTGCCAAAGCTCAAGCTTTTTATATGCAAATAcaataaatccaagaaaagGAAGTTGACTCATTCCTTGAAACTAATAATCTCTATACTTTCTGGAATTTTTGGAGTAACTTTGGTGATTTCATTTCTACTTCTCTTCTCtttcaaaagaaagagaagagaaagtaCTTTAAATAATTCACAAAATTTACTTTTGAATGTATCTTACCAAAGTCTACTAAAAGCTACAGATGCATTCTCCCCCACTAATTTGATTGGTGTGGGAAGTTTTGGATCTGTGTATAGAGGAATTCTTGATCAAGATAGACGTATAGTTGCTGTCAAGGTGCTCAATCTTTTGCACCATGGAGCTTCTAAGAGTTTCATTGCTGAATGTGAGGCTTTGCGAAATATTAGACATCGAAATCTTGTAAAGGTACTCACAGCATGTTCAAGTGTTGACTATCAAGGTCACGATTTCAAAGCATTGGTATATGAGTTCATGAGTAATGGCAACCTAGATGAGTGGTTGCATCCAATTGCAAGAACAAATGAGTCTCCTATGGAACAAAGGAATTTGAATCTTCTTCAAAGAATTAATATTGTCATTGATGTTGCAAATGCATTGGAATATCTTCATCATCGTTGCCATACACCAATTGTTCATTGTGACCTCAAGCCTAGCAATGTTCTTCTCGATGATGAAATGATCGGACATGTGGGGGACTTTGGCTTGGCAAGGTTCCTTCTTAAGGCCACCCAAGAGTGTTTCACTAATCAATCAAGCTCTATCGGATTAAGAGGGACAATTGGTTATGCTCCTCCAGGTAAATAACTTTATCATTTATTAACTTTAAATTTTGATCTTTTCACAATATATCTTAATGTATTTTCAAGGATGAAATATAGCTCAAAGAAGAATGTCATGTAGAAGATAGAGCATGTCTTGAAAAAACTTTCCGCTTTGCATAAACATTTTCTTGTTATATGCCTCCACTAAGAGCTCCTTCGCAACTTGTGAGATTatattttcccccttttttaatGTGAAGCTAGATCAATCACATTTTAAATGTTGTGTGTAATTGCAGAATATGGTATGGGAAATGAGGTGTCAACCAATGGTGATATCTATAGTTATGGTATACTCTTGTTGGAGACATTCACAGGAAAAAGACCTACAGATAACATGTTCAAAGATAACATGAACCTTCATGATTTTGTAAAAGGAGTATTACCAGAACGAGTGGCTGACATTGTGGATCCTACTCTTTGTTTGGAAAAAGAAGATATGGAAACAAGGACAAATGATACTCACAATCAAGATCAAATTGGAAGTCCCAAAATTCTAGAGTGcttgattttgatatttgatattGGAGTTTCTTGTTCTATGGAACTCCCAAGGGACAGGATGAACATTAGTGATGTTGTAGCTCAGCTAAATTTGATCAGAGAAAAGCTCCTCAGACCTAGAATACGGCAAGAAAGACTTCGGCTTATAGGTAAATATTTTATGACATAGTACTTGTTGCTCTAACACCCACTCCAAACCTTTACAGAGAGATCATATATCCAACACAATGCCATGTGCTTGTTACggtactttctttttttctagcaaaattgataatattgatgccatttgaaatttgaatacaTGATGGTACTATTCATATGATTAAGATTCATCTAATTTGCTTTCTATGATTCAAAATATGCTCTTTTTTGTCCCATCGCctctcaaaatttttgttgaaaaatacataaatcaaaatgacGTTTAAGCTATTTTCGATTTGGTGATTTCTACCATTAGTGATTTTTGGTATTGTATTTACACTCGGTGCTTTTTATAGAGAAGTTTAACTAATTTATTGGGAATGATTTAGTTGTTCATAATCTTAACTATATCTCAAGTACCAGGATAAACATTTCCATAAAACATTTAATGAGTTTAGGATTTGAAAATTGAACCTTCTTGCATTATTATGAATCCCCTtactattttgaaaacaaaaactttttcCTATACATAGAAATGATTTCTCTTAATTCAATGATTTAGAGGGATAATTGTCCTCCTTGAATGCAGGTAAAGAGGGCCAGTGACCCTATTGGAAGGCAGCATGACTTGATGaggttttgattttgtataaTGTTGGAACAAAATAATCAGATTTGTAGCAcctccttttgtttcttttaacaCTCACTTATTAGTTTATCTTGTATTtgtcatagttttttttttgttttttgtttttattttaaatatccATGGAATAATTTGTGGGTGTAATAttgctttcaaaaaataatagacACTCTGTGGATGTAGGTTTTTATGGCCGAACCACATTAAAATTGTTGTCTTCCTTCTTTTGTTTGCCTTCATTTTTCACAAATGAACTTTACAGCTTCAAGCCTTAGATAGCACCAGTAGCCAACAAGGCTTCTAGTTTGGTAGTTATTAGTTCCTTTGTCACTGCAAATTATTAGCAATATAAAGATGTTTGTGACCCATAATTTGATGATTACGTACAAGAAAAAGCAATTTATATTTCAAGATCATACCATTAGGGTTATGCTAAGCACCGAATAGTTTCTTGTAGATCTTATAATGAGTCTTTTTATGCttaacaagaattttttttttccaaataatattttttgaagtttacttgaaataaataaagatgatatatttcataattaatttagattttattttatgaatttagcTATATACAAactataatgttattttaaattttaaataatgcaacactaaatacatatttaaatttgtaatatttagagtatatttagaaacaacttatttaactaatattaaaaactttttgctgaaaatacaatagataaagctaaaagcCAGCTGAAATAATATATggaaacccataaatagtactaaaaagtgcaatATGACGCATAAATagaagtaaaaataagctaaatagtaaaaaaaaaaaaatgcatttttcagCCAATGTCAAACGCAATCTTAATCTTAACGAagaatttgatcatttttcaattcaagaaaaacaaaaaatattgtccGAAGTGAGAAGAatgtatataaataaaacatcATTGCATTTCTcgaatttaaaacttaaaaaagaaatagaaaaaacaatcaATGTCTTGACATTTGATAGGCTTCCTTTTGTACAACTTGGAAACTCCAACCCATCACATACATCCCCTACTTTGGGCCTTGGTTGAGGATGATGATAGTTGGTTCCTCTATATTGTTCCTAATAGATTATTATCCTTATTTGCGAAAGCAGTTGCATGCATACCAAATATGAATTCATAATCATTTCTGGTGTGGTTTAGaaaatttgttaggttctaagactttaggaactaaatgtattagaactttattatgtattatgttggcaaaccataatcaaaatatagagtctaggtttagacttgctcaaagagtgtttattttgtaaagttggaattgagtgattgcttgtgagatctagaggtgtttaccttcatacacacataGGGTTATtaagatcaagattcatgttaagaacttggtgatcactTTAGTTGCTGCttaaagaacttaaagaagatctgaaacctttgagtggagtctcaaaatcacaagtgggagtacttgtggttgcagtggatcaaggaaagaagtagtctgtggacttggagctatcacgtggtcatggtagtaagttttctactagagatagcaataggatgttagtagtctaagtcttattgtacagactttaattctttcatagtggatctgttttaccttgaggataactaggttaaatcctctccaggttttttaccggtttggttttcctgggttatcatatcgtgtgttctttatatttctgcattacttacatgatatgatttgaatgtgttaacctagatcttaataatttatctaagtaatcacttgggtaaataactaggttaaacaacttgtgttttaaggggtttaaaaacttacaaaatCAATACTCATATGGTCTCACCATGCCAATGCATCCCCTAAGAATACTCATGCATGCAACTGTGCATGGTCTCAAGTCTAGAGCCAACTTGCTAAAACTTGAAACAATTTAAAATACTAGTCGATTAATTATAGCAGCTCCAAATTCCCATCACATTAAACCTTATGCATATCTTTTAAGTAGAGACAATTTAAAATATACTACTCGATTACTTAAAGCAGCTCCAAATTCCCATCACATTAAACCTCGTGCATATTTTCTCAATGTGAACACTTTTTATAGAAATGCTATGTTGTAAATATTTTCATAAGGCATCCAGGTTGTTATTGGCTATTGTTAGTGGACAAACAATTAATTTCAATGGTGAGTTCAATTAGAACTGATGAGGTGGAAATCGTCAATTAGTAGGTTCGTCTAGATGGATTGGCATGAGCTCGTACAAGTTCCTACAAGATTTAGAAAGGAGTGGAAATTCTCTCAGGGTGGTCACTGATGTAGTGCCAGCCATGGAGCCTCCGATGACAAAGTCAGTGAATAGAAATTAGGAAATAATAAGAGCTTAGTGATGGTAGTAATAATGAGTAGAATGTATGTACCCTCCTTGGGTTGGGTAAGCCTATATATATAGGCTTTCCTTAGTAGCCGTTGCTCTCCTTAAGTGGTGGATTAAAGATTGCTTAGGTAAGGTCCCAGGTCTTCAATTCAATCCTTTATGGGGGTTCCAAAGGTCTTCTTGCTGATATGTAACCGCCGAGGCATTGAATGTTAGCTTTCATCACGCTCTATCCTTGTCCAGGTTGGCTTTCCTAGATGAGGGTAATTATTCGGTCCATCAAGAACCAACAGCAACATACCACTTAagaattgttgtgaaaatgttgtagacatagaaCTTGTCAAAGTTTTATTATAAAACTCTTTTATGCTTCTACTTTTGAATTCAATATCTGTGTTGTATTGACTATTCAATATCTGTGATAGAATTTAAGACATACAAGCTTGAACTTTAAAACATATCCTTTGcataagagaaggaaaaagaaagacagtttatttctcaaaattaaaatttcagatTTCTATTGGTTCATATCAAATTCTTGTAATAAAATAGAGCATTGAGGGTTTTTCCATAAAATAGGTTTAAGGCTTGTAGAATAAATGGTCACACATTTGACAATTTCACTGAAAAGTATTAAGGgaattcttatattttaaaacaGCTTAAAGGctaaagttaataaaaactattaattgacataattttttaaaaatattttaatatttatagctattaaacattttttttaagatttaaaatttaaaaatagaagTTGTCCCCACAAGCAAAAATTCCTAATTTCACCACTACATGCTGATAATAATCAATTGGAGCATAAATATCTCTCCTCCTATGTTTGAAATTTCTTCCTAGAAATACAATGGATTGGAATATTGTAGGCAATGAAAATGTAGAATAATCAATGTGGGACTTGAGAGACCCATCAATCCATCTTGTAGAATTAGAACACGACCCCTTGTACATGGGACCATTTTTAGTCACAAGGGTTAGCTGTGGACTTTGCTTCATGTAATCTGACAATGGCGAATCAGATTACTCTTACACATAAAAgccaaataaatatatatctcCCATAACTATTTCTATAAATCTAAGACACGTCAATTTCATACACAATTTCATTGGAATATCATTGGTaatgaaaatttagaaaaatgaaTATGTGCTCATGTggatataggagacccttcagTCTGTCGTGCATGTCTTGTGGAATTAGAACACGACTCATTATAAGTGGGACTATTTTCAACAGTGACTCTGTGAGCGACAAATTGTTTTGGGTTGTCTATACCTTGACAGTGACCTATGTAATTTGACAAGGGCTGGTCAGAAGTCCATCAATCTCTTGCAAATTGCAATTCAACCAAATCTCTCCTATATGGAAACTTTTACTTGCTTCCAAGatttcacttttatttatttattatttataagtgTTAAGCGATCAAGCAACTCGTTCGTCTAATCTTAGCAGTTGGATTCGAGATGTGAAAAATATTAGTGCAAGAGTTAACAAGGTTATTTAGAGCAGGAGTTTAACTCCTCTTGGTAGAAAGTGAATTGTTCCCACTATTCCACCTTTTCTTAATCAgtagagagaaaataaataaataaataactcacTTACacataaaaaccaaataaatcatatgtacaataactatatttttcaataaatttaagACCCACCCAATTTGCAATCTTACACAATTTTACCACATGATGAAATGATCTACTATAAGTGATCCAtcactttttaaaacatttaagaTGAATGACCACggattttctataatttttcatCCCCCACTTCagcaaattataaaattacttGCTAAAAGAAAATTCAGTGGAACATAGTATTTTGTACATTTGACTTCTAAGTTCTAAAATTGAGTAGGATTACATGTTTTGGAAAATATTGATGCACAAAGTTTCTTTTCAAACTAGTTTAGAGAAAAATGCTTTAAActctcacaaaaaaattaacatgactgcatattttgaaaatctaacaattagattaaatgttttttatgttcttaacgttcatgtcaaatttgattcataaacttattaaaTGTTCTAcacatttaatattatttattatttgattcataaacttattttttatacataatttaaaactacaaaaacattattttagatatttgcttgatgacatagctatcgatatttgattttcttaaaattttttaaacatagaggatataataagaaaattcaatttaatgGTAAATTTATCATAATTcactttcaataaataaatttaaaaaaaaggaagagtctgaagaaaaaaaaaaacatttgtctAATATTGAATGAGGTCGATAGGGGAAGTTTCCTCCCCTTTGTTTTATTGTCAAATGTCCCTTATTAAgtggaggggaaaaaaagaaaaaaggaaaaagatattTCTATAATCCCTTAAGTCCTTTTAGTCAGTTTGTTCTTGCCTACcttattataaatatgtgcTTTTTCCTTAGTGCCTAAGCAgtgaaatcaaaaacaaaaaacacccaattgtaccatttagcaaaaacaaaaattgttaataTTCAATTTGAgcgttgattttttttttccaactttgttaaaaatttcttcATAGGAATAAGATGGATTGAATAATGAATGTGGCCATGTGTGACTTGCAAGACCCGTCAATCCATCAAGCACATCACAAAGGAACATTGAATGTGGCCATGTAGAACAAAACCCCGACTGCGGGACCATTTTTAATTAGATACTTAGATCTGTGACTATGTAAGCGACAAAGGAAAACTgttctttattattttggaaaaaatttatattcctAACTCTAGTTAATGCTAACAGAACGCCTTTTCCCACACCTAAATCTAGTATGTTTTTGCGTCAATTACTGATTGAATTTTAACACCTTTACATGAGTGATGGATTgactacaaaatttttaaaaagctaaAATCCCTTATTGGTGGAAAAATTATTATGCACCGAACAAATGAGACTCAATTTTGAAGTAAATCACTGCGCACCCTTATCacgatggtcacttcacaagtataaagataggagttcaagtctctaggaaggaattttaaatacatatacATTTAATTAAAGAAACACTCATATACACTTAAAGTAGGACCCACATATTCTCATACATACTCATTATGCTTTTCCAAGTAATTGTATTGGGCCGTTCTTGATAGTGACAAGGGCCAACTACATGTGGAGTGTGGACCTTGATTACGAAGTCTAGCAATCTTTTAATTCAGATATAAAAGTCAAATAAATATATCCCATGCAAaatgttcatttattttaatataaaaatttatttctttttaggccattttcaaaaacattcaCATAATAAtatctattatattttttattttattaaattattaatttttttaaaaaaattctagttgTTTCCCTCTCATCTCATACATCCCTCAAACAGCGTTCGacaattcaaaattaaaaccttatcaatgctaatattcttAAACAACAACATGGGTTTTGGATGAAGACCACGAATTTattaatctcaaaaaaaaaaaaaaaaaaattgtccctGCTAATAATAATCAATCGaagcattgaatttttttttcagctaTGTTAGAAATTTCTTCATAGGAATACGATGGATTGGAATATCGTTGGCAATGgaaatttagaaaaaatgaaTGTGGTCATGTAAAGATTGGAGACCCATTAACCATCATGCACGTCTTGTAGAATTCGAACTAGATGTGTCTATGTGAGCAACAAATTGCCTTTATTCATTCTTAAAGGTGACCCATGTAATCTAACAAGGGCTGGTCAGAAGTTCATCAATCTTGCAATTCAACCATAACTCTCTTACACGGAAACTTACTTGCTTCCAAGATTTcacttctattttattttatttattggatgGATGAGAGTTAAGTGGTCAAGCACTTCATCCGTCGCATCTTAGCGTTTGGATTCGAGTCGTGCAGAAAGCATTAATACAGGGATTGACAAGGTTATGAAGAGTAAAACTTTAACTCGTCAAAATGAAAAGTGAATTGTTCCCGATATTCCACCTTCTCTTAattagcaaagaaaaaaaaactcttacaTATAAAAACCAAAGAAATTATATGTCCCGTAActctatttttcattaaatttaagAAACACCCAAGTTGCAATTTCACACAATTTTACCATATGATGAAATGATTTGCTATAAGTGATCCATCACTTTTTATATGAATGACTTTTTTTCTACAATTTATAATCTCCcacttcaaaaaattataaaattgaatgtGAACTTgctaaaagaaaattgagtgtGAACATAGTATTTGGTACATTTGACTTCTAAAATTGAGTAGTGTTAAAAGCTTTAAAAATAATGACGGACAAAGTTTCtttccaaactagtttagatattttgaaaatctaacaattagattacatgttatttatgttcttaacacgcatgtcaaattcattcaaattggatattatttactatatgatccataaatttattttttatgcataatttaagactacaaaaacatgaaatttagaTATTTCATTGAGCTattatctttgattttctttaaattttacaagcatggaggatgtaataaaaaatattaaatctaTTGGTAAATTTATCATAAttcacattcaattaaaaaaaatatataagaagagTTTGAAGAAAACATTTGTCCAACATTTGTCCACGATGAACTAGTAATAAATTCTTTCAAAAACGATGAATACCCTTGGGGAATATTTCATGTGCTTAGGCAGGTTGATTAACACTACGCCCTAATCCCAAGTTGAGTGATCACTCCTTAATTTTGTAGTGGATTAGATACATGTGCACTACATGGCTCTTGAAAGTTTCCAGAAAGTTTGTTTTTTCACTACCTTCTTataaatatgtgtttttttttttacaaatacataaatcaaaatgacGTTTAAGCTATTTTCGATTTGGTGATTTGTACCATTAGTGATTATTGGTATTGTACTTACACTCAGTACTTTTTATAGAGATGCGTTTGATGACTTTGATGTAGACATAGGTTTAAATTACTCtaggtatgaaattttaatGGGTAAGAAGTTTAACTAATTTACTAGAAATGATTTAGTTGTTTATAATCTTAACTATCTCTCAAGTACCAGGATAACCATTTCCATAAAACATTTAATGAGTTTAGGATTCGAAAATTGATCCTTCTTGCATTACTATGAATCCCCTTTACtattttgaaaaccaaaactTCTTCCTATACATAGAAATGAGTTCCCTTAATTCAGTGATTTAGAGGGATAATTTTCCTCCTTGAATACAGGTACAGAGGGCCAATGACCCTATTGGAAGGCATCATGACTTGATgaggttttgagtttgtataaTGTTGGAATAAAATAATCAGATTTATAGCACctccttttgtttattttaacacTCACTTATTAGTTTATCTTGTATTtgtcatagttttttttttttaatatccgTGGAATAATTTGTGGCTGTAATATTGCTTTTAAAGAATAATAGAGACTCTATGGATGTAGGCTTTTATAACCGAACCACGTTAAAATTGTTGTCTTCCTTCTTTTGTTTGCCTTCATTTTTCACAAAGGAATTTTACAGCTTCAAGCCTTGGTTAGCACCAGTAGCCAACAAGGTTTCTAGTTCAGTAGTTATTAGTTCCTTTGTCACTGCAAATTATTAGCACTATAAAGATGTTTGTCACCCATAATTTGATGATTATGTACAAAAAAAAGCGATATGTACTTCAAGATCATACCATTAGGGTTATTGCTAAGCACTGAATAGTTTCTTGTAGATCTTAGAATGAGAGTCTTTTTATGCTtaacaggattttttttttttttgccaaataatATCTTTTGAAGTTTACTTGAAGTAAATAAATATGGtctatttcataattaatttggattttattttatgaatttaacTATATACAAACTATAGGGATAAAGGCCCAGAATaatgtattgggccttgggctctGTCCGAGGACGCTGAATGGTCTGAGGAGGGGCAAATAGTTATTAGGGTTCCAATTTAAAGTTTCGTGAGTAAGGAGCGAATGGAAGGtgatccgaggaggaactcctcctcggatatgacGAATGCAGCTCAAGTATGTGTTCTAGCAATTAGAATGGCCCTCCAGAAAGCTCCAATGATAGGGACgtgcctcatgaacatacgagaaggaaggaaaccccaaaaaatatctaaagaaaagctgctgccaccgcattaaatgcattgcagctacttttctggctaccacaactcatagAAAGCCTGTTGAGGTCCAAAAAGTCATAGCAcccaagcccaaagaaataagCACAAGGGGCCAcggaaaaagagaagaaagcccaaaaggcttgaagcccaaaaaacttcaagaagaaaaaaaggcaaGCCCGGaagtttatgagaaaagaagaaagaaaaagaaaagaagcccagatcagaagattgaagaagaaagctAAGCTGGGATCCTCAGAGACTGCCAAAAGGCTTGGGATCCTTGAGGCGTGTAAATACAGTTAAGAAAGGATTAAGACGGCTCAAAAGAAAAAGCCAAAAAGGAACACAAGAAACAGAGGATGGGCACGTCCTTCTCACGTATCAAATGACccaacaagaaaaagaagaaaaaaacttggaGCGACTTCTCATAGCACATGTGGGTGGCACCTCGAGGAACCAGAATGAAGAAGTATAAAAATGGGAGTAGCAACGAAAGACTTTCAAACCGGCAAAGTGGGATTCCgcccatttgagaaaaaaagataaagaagaaggacGGTCAAAAGCTAGACCGTGAAGAACGTGACCTTAGCGTACTCTGAAATAGGTAGTCAGTCATGGACTTTCAAAGAAACAACActaaaaggaaggaaagaatgaagaaCAGGGAAACTAAACGTTTTGGGCGATGGGCACAACACAGGCTCTGGTACCTAGAGGGCAAAACAAGGGAATCAATAGTTCCCCTGGGACTTCAGaataacactataaaaaggggggaagGATTGCGAAGATGGCATATAGAAAATTTGTAACAGAATCATTGAGAAAGTTCTGTCGAGAAGAAAACTCAGAGAAACTAGTAAAATTACTTCCCGGTATCCTAGAAAAAGCCATGATAGCACATACTCAGattaaaaaagaatcaaattttgcaagtcttagaggttTGAATAACCATctaagactgtaattttt of the Quercus robur chromosome 10, dhQueRobu3.1, whole genome shotgun sequence genome contains:
- the LOC126702445 gene encoding probable LRR receptor-like serine/threonine-protein kinase At3g47570 — its product is MGISHWSSAPPSSSFCMHAFILLWWCGLLVTSVVGGNNETDRLALLEFKAKITQDPLGISSSWNNSIHFCQWQGVTCGHKHQRVIALDLQSLKLVGSISPHVGNLSFLRNLTLQNNSFHNEIPPEIGRLHKLQFLKLQNNSLSGKIPSNLSSFTNLKDLHFSYNLLSGKIPATLGTLSKLQSFFIHNNNLIGSIPPSFGNLSSLVAFSIIYNNLSGIIPTSFGQLTELRYFLVGSNRLSGTIPPSIFNMSSLLRFDIGDNQIQGSLPSNIGSTLSNIEFFSIGKNQFTGSIPVSVSNVTNSYYFHLGKNELSGKVPSFEKLNRIEYFSIAFNNLGNEGANDLSFLCSLTNATDLIFLAINVNNFVGKLPECIGNFSTTLTLLLMDNNKIFGNIPIGIGNLIKLEILHMWNNKLSGTIPSEIGKLSKLQNLDLSQNNISGNIPYSLGNLTILTRLNLNKNNLQGSIPLSLAKCQNMNYFLLSENNLSGTISPEIIVGLSFSTIRLVLSTNKFTGVLPTEVGNFKNLEILDISENMLFGKIPTSLGSCVKLEILYMGRNFFQGVIPSSLESLKGLEILDLSSNNLSGNIPAFLERFHFLQLLNLSYNQFEGEVPTEGVFRNTSATSIKGNTELCGGVPKLKLFICKYNKSKKRKLTHSLKLIISILSGIFGVTLVISFLLLFSFKRKRRESTLNNSQNLLLNVSYQSLLKATDAFSPTNLIGVGSFGSVYRGILDQDRRIVAVKVLNLLHHGASKSFIAECEALRNIRHRNLVKVLTACSSVDYQGHDFKALVYEFMSNGNLDEWLHPIARTNESPMEQRNLNLLQRINIVIDVANALEYLHHRCHTPIVHCDLKPSNVLLDDEMIGHVGDFGLARFLLKATQECFTNQSSSIGLRGTIGYAPPEYGMGNEVSTNGDIYSYGILLLETFTGKRPTDNMFKDNMNLHDFVKGVLPERVADIVDPTLCLEKEDMETRTNDTHNQDQIGSPKILECLILIFDIGVSCSMELPRDRMNISDVVAQLNLIREKLLRPRIRQERLRLIGKEGQ